GACCTTCGCCGCGAGGTTGCTGCAGACATCCGCCGCAAGGTCGAGGTCGGCTCCTACGAGGGCCTCCGTCACCGCCGTGGTCTTCCGGTCCGTGGTCAGCGCACCAAGACCAACGCTCGTACCCGCAAGGGCCCGAAGCGCACCGTCGCTGGCAAGAAGAAGGCCCGCTAAGTAGCGGCCAAGGGACTAGGAGAACACTTTCATGGCTGCACCCAAGGCCGCCGCGCGCAAGCCGCGCCGCAAGGAAAAGAAGAACATCGCGCTGGGCCAGGCCCACATCAAGTCGACGTTCAACAACACCATCGTTTCGATCACCGACCCGTCCGGCGCTGTCATCAGCTGGGCATCGTCGGGTGGCGTGGGCTTCAAGGGCTCGCGCAAGTCGACGCCCTACGCCGCTGGTATGGCTGCCGAGTCGGCTGCCCGCCAGGCTGCCGAGCACGGCGTCAAGAAGGTCGACGTCTTCGTGAAGGGCCCGGGTTCGGGTCGCGAGACGGCGATCCGTTCGCTGCAGGCCGCTGGCCTCGAGGTCGGTTCGATCCAGGACGTCACGCCGCAGGCACACAACGGCTGCCGTCCGCCGAAGCGTCGCCGCGTCTGATTTCCGGCCGTTGCCGGGGGTGCTTTCGAGCATCCCCGGCAACTCTGGTTGATCTTCCGGGCCCTCGTGCCCGTACACAATTCAAAACCTCACTCACCGCACGTGTCATATAGCGGGCACGTGATCGAAAGGAACCATAGTGCTCATTGCACAGCGTCCCACTCTCACCGAGGAAAAGATCGCCGAGAACCGTAGCCGGTTCGTCATCGAGCCGCTCGAGCCCGGATTCGGGTACACGATCGGCAACGCGCTGCGTCGTAGCCTGCTGTCGTCGATCCCCGGCGCGGCAGTCACCAGCATCCGCCTCGATGGCGTTCTGCACGAGTTCAGCACCATCCCCGGTGTCAAGGAAGATGTCACTGAGATCATCCTGAACATCAAGCAGCTGGTCGTCTCCTCGGAGCGCGACGAGCCCATCACGGCATACCTGCGCAAGACGGGTGCCGGCGAGGTGACCGCGGCCGACATCTCGGCTCCCGCGGGCGTCGAGGTGCACAACCCCGAGCTCGTCATCGCGACCCTCAACGACACCGCGAAGTTCGAGCTGGAGCTGACGATCGAGCGTGGCCGTGGCTACGTCTCGGCCGCGCAGAACCGCAACGAGTACGCCGAGGCCGGCCAGGTGCCGATCGACTCGATCTACTCGCCGGTCTTCAAGGTCAGCTACCGCGTCGAGGCGACTCGTGCCGGTGAGCGCACCGACTTCGACAAGCTGGTGCTGGATGTCGAGACCAAGTCGTCGATCCTGCCGCGCGACGCCGTCGCATCGGCTGGTCGCACCCTGACTGAACTGTTCGGCCTCGCTCGCGAGCTGAACGTTGAGGCTGAGGGCATCGAGATCGGCCCCGCGCCGGTCGAAGCTGTTCTCTCGAACGAACTGTCGATGCCGATCGAGGACCTCGATCTGTCGGTGCGTTCGTACAACTGCCTCAAGCGTGAGGGCATCAACACGGTGTCTGAGCTCGTCGCCCTCTCGGAGACGCAGCTCATGAACATCCGCAATTTCGGACAGAAGTCGGTGGACGAGGTGCGCGACAAGCTCGTGTCGCTCGGCCTGTCGCTCAAGGATTCGGTGCCCGGTTTCGACGGCGCCCACTTCTACGGCGGCTCCGAAGACGAGTCCTACTGAATTACCGACCTTTCTGACCAGGAGTTAGATCACTATGCCTAAGCCCACCAAGGGTCCCCGTCTCGGAGGCGGCCCCGCACACGAGCGTCTGCTTCTCGCGAACCTCGCGGCAGCCCTCTTCACCAACAAGTCGATCCGCACGACCGAGACCAAGGCCAAGCGCCTTCGTCCGCTGGCCGAGCGTCTCGTCACCTTCGGCAAGCGCGGCGACCTGCACGCGCGTCGTCGTGCCCTGTCGATCCTGCGCAACAAGGAGGCCGTCCACGTCCTCTTCGCCGAGATCGCACCGCTGGTCGCTGAGCGTGAGGGCGGCTACACCCGCATCACGAAGGTCGGCAACCGCAAGGGTGACAACGCCCCCATGGCCGTGATCGAGCTCGTTCTCGAGCCCGTCGCGCCGAAGGCGAAGTCGGCCAAGAAGGCTGCTCCGGCTGCCAAGGCTCCCAAGGCTGAGGTCGTCGAAGAGGCTCCGGCGGAAGAGGTCGTCGAGGCGCCGGTCGAGGAGACCGCTGCTGCGGAGGCACCCGCCGAGGAGAAGGCTGAGTAATACTCACCACCTCGTCACGAAGCCCGTCACCCCATTCCGGGGTGGCGGGCTTCGTCGTTTCTCGAGTGCGGCGCGCTGAGGCGCAGTGCCGAGGCGCCGTGCGTTGTGGGCCGCGCACTGTAGGGCCTTGCGCTGTTGGGCCTTGCGCTGTTGGGCCGCGCGCTGTGAGCCGCATTGCGGAGGAGATCTGCACTTCGGAGGATGGAGGGGAGCGCGATCGTCCTCCGAAGTGCGGATCTCCTACGAAATGAGCGCGGAGCGGGACACGGTCCCGCTAGGCGAGCGCGCCACGGTCCCCGCCGGGGGAGCGCATTACGGGCACCGCCGGGGGAGCGCGCTACGGTCGGCAGATGCGGTAGGTGCCGCTGTCGGCGAGCGCCTCGTTCGAGCATTCACCGCCCGTGACCTGTGGGACGCCCTGCATGGCGGGAGCGTCGAACATCCCGACATGTGCCCCGGTGAGGACGATGATCGGCACGGCGGCGCCCCAGGGTGCCGCGGCCAGCCAGGTGACCCTGTAGTCGTCCACCCATGCCGCCAGGGGGGCCGCCGCGGCACGCTGCGTGTGCAGAGTCTCCCAACCAGGATTGAGCGCGCTCACGGTGTGCGCTGCGGAGCCGATGCCGAGAACGGCGATGAGCGCCGTGGCAGTCGCGGCGCTGAGCGCGCGCAGCGGCAACGATCCCTTCCAGAGGAACTGCATGCCCCGAACTGTGAAAGCCGCGAGCAACGGCGCGAACGAGAACACTCCCGGTGCGGGATGGCGCACCCACAGCGGCGTGTGCGCGGCCTGTGCCCACCAGCCGACGAACGCGAGGAAGCCCACGACAGCGGCGAGGCCGAGTGCGAGGTCCTCCGCAGCAGGTTTGGCACCCGTCGTTCGCCAGGTACGCCACGAGCGCGTGCAGGCGACCGCCCCGACAGCGAGTCCGAGCAGGACAGCGGCGAGGACGAGCCACGGCGAGCTGAACCAGGAGTCCGCGAGAACGGTGACCTTCTCTGGAATCGTCGTCGGCGCGACGTTCTGACCGCTGCTGCGCACGAACGAGGCGAGTTCCCGCAGATGCGTGAGGTAGGCGGCGGGGCCGAGGATGACGAAGGCCGCGATCTCCATGAGAAGAGTCGGCAGGCCAGCAAGCACCAGCGGAAGGATGCTGCGCGTCGCCGTTGCTCCGATGCGCTTCCAGCCGCGGCCGGGTGTGAGCGCCCAGAGCGCCACAGCGAAGGCCGGGAGCGCGATCAGAGCGATGAGCTTCGCCTGCAGGGCGAGGCCGAACAGAAGGCCGGCGAGCCAGGCGCGACGAGGCAGAACGATGAACGCCCAGACCAGGAGCGCCGCGGCAGGGATCTCACCGAGCAGATCTGCGGGGCCCTGGATCGGCGAGTTGCTCGCGGCCGTCTGGAACGCGAGCGGCACCGCGATTGCGACCAGTGCGCCCCACCGACCTGCGATGCGACGGCCGAGGATCCAGAGGCCCGCGAGAAGCAGACCCCAGTACAGGAGTGGGATGAGGCGGGCGCCGATGACAGGGTCGATGCCGGTTGCGAGAACGAGCGCGACGGGGAGGAGGACGGACGCTCCCGTGGAAATCCGAGGGTCGAACGGTGTGAGCGTCGAGCCAGACAGCGCGCCGTCGCTCGTGTAGCCGAGGCCCCCGAGCAGATTGCGCGGCACCGTCAGGTTGAAGGCCTCGTCTTCCCAGAGGCGGAACGTGGTGAGACTCTGCCAGCACAGCACCGCGTTCGCGATGACGAGCGCGGCGAGCAGAACCCAGAAGGCCCCTCCGGACAGACGGCGCATCACGGCTTGGCGGCTCCTGCCGGAGCATCCGGAATCAGGTGGATGCCACGCAGCGGCGCGGTCGGGGAGAGGGAAGTGCGCCAGACCTCACCGAGCGCCTCGACGGCGAACGTGCGCAGGCGCGCAGGAGGAAGGGCGATCCGCGGGCCTCGACCCCACATGGTTCCGGTCGTCGACGCGCCGCGACGGGGGATGCTGCGCACACGCACATAACGCACAGTGAAACCGCTGTGCACTTCTGCGAGCGAGAAGTGCACGTGCGGCACCAGCGACTCATCGGGCACCGCCGAGACGAGAGCCTGAGCGACCTCGGGTCGGTACGCTCGCAGCGGGGTGTTCACATCGGGGACGCCGCGACCCGAGGCCAGCGCGACGAGCAGACGAACGCACCCCGTGAGCACCTTCCGGTACCAGGGGTCGGTGCGTCCGCCGCGAACGCCGTGCACGACATCCGCGTCGGAACTGGCGAGTGCGCGCAGCAGAACAGGGAAGTCGGTGCCGAGGAACTGACCGTCGCCATCGACGTGCACCAGGACGTCGGGAGAGAGGGCGAGGCCGGCCCGGTAGGCGGCGAGTGCTGTGGGGCCGTGACCACGATTGACCGCTTGGCGCTCGACCTGCACATCTGTGATGTCCGCAAGCGCTGCGGCGGTGCCGTCGGTGGACTGGTCGTCGGCCACGACGAAGGTCACCCGCTCGACAAGCGGTGTGACGCAGTCTCGGATCTCATCGATGAACCCGGCGATGCCTTCGGCCTCGTTGAAGGCGGGCATCACGACGACAAGATGGGGAATCGACAAACCGGATCCTCAGGATCGAAGGCGGCGGCGCGGGGCGCCCGAACTGCGCAGATTGCACTTCCGAGTAGTCTAGAGGAGTCATGAATCGCCTCACTCAGGTTCGCCGCCTCGCTGGAGTCGGCACCCGCTTTCTCATCGTCGGCGGTCTGAGCACCCTCATCGAGGTGGGCGTCTTCAACCTGCTCGTGTATGTCTTCGGCTGGGATCTCGTCGCCGCGAAGATCACCGCATCGCTTGTCGCACTCGTCAACGCGTACATCGGCAACCGAGAGTGGACGTTCCGCCACCGGGATCGTCGCAGCCGCACGTCGGAGCTGTTCTGGTTCCTGCTCACGAATGCCGTGTGCACGGGGCTTGGTGCCGCGCTCGTCTGGGTGGGCGTGGAAGCGCTCCGGGGCATCCTCGGTCACGCGCCGGGTGCGTTCGCGGTGAATGTCGTGAACCTGTTCAGCATCGGAATCATCGTGCTGGTGCGCTTCGCGCTGTACCACTGGGTGGTCTTCCGCGTGGCGCCGAAGACAGTCGAGACAGTCCAGCCGGCCGAGACGGATCAGCCGGCGAGCTGACGCAGTGCGTCGCGGGCCTCTTCGAGCAGGGAGGCTGCGGCCTTCTCTCGCTTGCGAGCTTCCTGCCGCTCGACCGTGACGTCGCGGATCGCCTGGTCGACGGCATCCGCGAAGAGCTCACCGCCCGCGTCGCCCGGATGCACGAGATCCTCCGCGAGGAGGTCGGGCCGCGGGGCGATCGCTGCCGACCAGTCGGCGACGACGACTCCGACGTGTGCGGCGGCGAACGCGGCGAGCTGTTCGTTCACGCCAGGGATCCAGTCGCGGGGAGCATAGGCGTTCACCAGGATCAGGTCACGCCGGGGGCTGATGCTGGCAGCGATCTGGTCGAGCGCCTCGTCGTCGATGGCCCCGTTGGTCCCGAGGCCCACGACGACGGTCTCACGGAGATCGCCGCCAGAGGCGAGGGCGCTGACGATCTCGGTTCCCGTCCACATCGAGCGCGAGACCTCGGCGTCGACCGCGATGCCGGGGAAGCGTGCCAGCAGCGCGGGCGCGGAGGCGAGCATGACGGAGTCGCCGATCGCGATCATGTCGGAGCCATCCGACGAGGGCGCGGGCGTCGGTGACGGCGCACCGGGCAGGCCTCCGGTCAGGCTCTCTGTCGGAGCCGGGGAAGGCGTCGCCGTTGCCTGCTCGAGCGCCCTCTGGCCCGCACGGATTGTCGCTGCCGCGGATGATTCGGCAGGAGCAGTCGTGATCGACACGACCGTTCCGGCGATCGAGAGAATGATCACGCTGGAGATCGTGAGCGCGGCGAACCGTCGCGCAGGGCGTCCGCCGAAGGCGCGGACGAGACTGCGGATCGAGGCGCGCAGCCCGCGACGACGGATGGGCATCTCGATGAACCGATAGGACAGGGCTGCCAGCACGAGCGTGAGCACGAGCGTCACGGCGGCAGCCGTCGGCGGAACGCGAAGATCGACGCTGCCGCCGCTCGTGGCTGCGACGACGAGTACGAGAACAGGCCAATGCCAGAGGTAGATGCCGTACGACCGATCGCCGATCCACCGCAGCGGGGCGATGTCGAGGCGTATGCCGAAGCGGGCCTGCGGCCAGACCGAGGCCACGACGACCCCGATGGTGCCGAGACTGGCCAGAAGGAGCGAGCCTGGGAACGTAGCGGCATCCGGTGTCTCGGGCAGCAGTGCGGATGTCGCGATGGCCGCGAGCCCGGCGACGCCCAGAACGGCCGCGCTGCGTCGCGCGGCAGGGCGAAGCATCCACTCGTGCTCGATGCGCCCCAGTCCTGTGATGGCGAGTGCAATGCCGAGCAGGATGCCGAACGCATGCGAGTCGGTGCCGTAGTACCCGCGCGTGACGTCACCCGCCGCGGCGAGCTGTGCCATCCACCATGCGGAACCGGCGGCCGCGACGAGGGCGAGTGCAATACGGGCCCCGCTGCGTCGAACCATCAGGAGGAGCGGCAGCAGGAGGGGCCAGAGCACATAGAACTGCTCTTCGACCGCCAGCGACCACAGATTGCGGAAGAGCTCCGGGCTGGTCGCAGCGAAGTAGTCGGCACCGGACGTCAGCGAGACCCAGTTGTAGCTGAACGTCGCTGCGCCGAGCACCTGTCTGCCCAGGTCGACCAACACGTCGCCGCCGATGAACCATGCGGCCGTCGCGCAGGTCGTCACGACGAGCCCGAGGGCGGGGAGGAGCCGCCGGGCGCGGCGGGTCCAGAAGTCGACGAGGGATGCGCGCGAACCCAGGCGGCCTGCGGGGGAGGACTGGAGCAGCAGAGACGTGATGAGGAAGCCGCTGACGACGAAGAAGACATCGACGCCGACGAATCCGCTGCGCAGCGGCGAGCCGGGGAACAGGTGATAGATGACGACCAGAGCCACCGCGATCGCCCGGAGCCCATCGAGCCCGGGGTAGCGTGCGGGGCGCAGTGATGGCATGGTTTCGAATGGTTCTCGACGAAGGCGTGCAGCGGCGCGGGGGAGTGCGCAAGGATGCTCCAGTGTACGTCGCGACTCTGAGAGCGATGAGGTGGTGTCTGCGCGCAACATCCGGGATGTGCGTCGCGCGATACCCTGAATCGTGCGCATCCGGCTCGACATCTCCTATGACGGCACCCACTTCCGGGGGTGGGCGCGCCAGCCGCAGTTGCGAACGGTCCAGGGCACGATCGAAGCCGCTCTCGCGCGGATCGTCGGATCGGATGTGCAACTCGTCGTCGCCGGTCGCACGGATGCCGGCGTGCACGCGAGCGGCCAGGTCGCGCACGTCGATCTGGATGATGCGCAGTGGGAGCGTGTGAAGGCGCGACGCGGCGTCCCGCAGGACAGCGCGGCGGCGGCTCTCGCCGGCCGCCTGCGCGGAGTGCTCGGCGCGTACTCGGATGTGGCTGTGCGGGCGTCGTCGGAGGCCCCGGCGGGTTTCGACGCCCGCTTCTCAGCCGTCTGGCGTCGCTATGAATATCGGCTCGCCGATGATGTGGCGGGCTACGATCCCCTCGCGCGGCACAACACGACGTCGGTCAAGGGCGCGTTGGATGTCGAAGCGATGGATGCCGCGGCGCAGAGCCTCATCGGACTGCACGACTTCGCCGCGTACTGCAAAGCGCGCGAGGAGGCGACCACGATCCGCACTCTCCTCGATTACCGCTGGCGCCGCGACGAGCGCGGTGTGCTCGTCGCCCACGTGAAGGCAGATGCCTTCTGCCACAGCATGGTGCGCGCTCTCGTCGGCGCATGCGCCGCGGTGGGCGAGGGACGCCTGAAGGTTGCGGATGTCGCAGTCCTGCGCGACCGACTTGAGCGGACGAGCGAGTTCAAGGTGCTCGCCGCCCGCGGGCTCACCCTGAGCGAGGTGGGATATCCGGATGCGTCGCTGCTCGCCCAGCGTGCCGAGCAGACCCGCGCACGCCGCGATCTGGGCGCAGACTGACCATCACCGTCGGTGCGAAAGCACAGCGACACGAAAAGTCGCAACCCCCTTCTCCGGGGTGTCAACCGGAGTAGCGTGGGTGGCAAATGAAGGTCATCTCGTACAACCTGCGAAAGCACAAGGCAGCCGACGAGCTCGCAGCTCTCGTCGAACAACACGACCCCGATCTGCTCTGCCTTCAGGAATGCCTCACGACCAGCCTGCCCGAGCGGATCGGCTCGCTGCAGCTCGTGGATGCGACGCAGGGAAACCGCTTGGGTCTCGCACTGTACTCGCGGACCGCGATGTTCCACGTCGACGACGTCCGCACCGTCGGATTGAAGAAATCACTGCACGACCGGGTCCTGAGGCCTGCCCACGAGCGGGTGCTGGGCGCGCGACTGCGGGACATCGATTCAGGGCGAGCGTTCGTCGTGGCATCTTTCCACGCGGCACCCCTCACGGCGCTCAATTCGCTGCGTCGCCATCAGATCCGCGCAGCCCTCGATGCGCTCGCCGAGTTGGGCACAGGTCTGCCGATCCTCATGATGGGCGACTACAACTATCCGGTCTTCAAGGAAAACCTGAGTCAGAACATCAGTCGGCATGGATATGCGATGACGCTCAGTGACGACCACACCTACACGCGCTACCGCGTGTTCCGCGGTCACTACGATTTCGCGACATCCACCGGATTCCGCATCGACAGGATGCAGACCCTGCCGCAGGGTGTGAGCGACCACCGTCCGGTCGTCGTCGAAGCCGAGCTCGACTGAGCGCCGGAGAGCGCTTTCAGTAAACCGCTTCACGCTGCGCAGATGGGCGGAGGAGTTATGCGATGCTGGATACCGAAGTCGTGTGGGGGAACCGTCGCGTTGGCACGAGGTGCCGCATCCTCGCTTCGCGACGCATCGGAGGATATATAGGTCATGGAGGCACCAGCCACCCATTTGGAGACGCCCGTTTCCAGCGCACAGAAGCAACGCCGCTTCTGGGCGTCGATCGTCGACGGCTCTGCGTGGGTGCTCGGGATCGTCGCGGCCGTCGGATTGCGCTTCGAGTTCGTCATGACGCCAACCGGATGGGCCGCAGCGCTGCTGCTCGGCGCCGCGGCCGGACTCTTCCAGATCATCGGCGGATATGCGATCGCGCTGTATCGCGGTCGCTTCACCTACGGTTCCTTCGACGAGGTGCGAGCGCTGGGACTCTGGGTCATCTTCGAAGTGCTGCTGCTGTCTGTCGGTGTGATCATCCTCGGCAACACCATCGGGATTCCCCGCGGCACGGTCTTCCTGGCCTTCCCCTTCGTGCTGCTGATCATGTTCGGCGTCCGCTACGTCGCGCGACTCATGCTGGAGCGGCTGCGTAAGCCGGGTGCGGATGCGGAGCCTGCACTGATCGTGGGGGCGGGGTACGTCGGCGACACTCTGCTGCACAACATCACGACCGACCCCTCCTCTCCGATCCGCGCCGTCGGAATCCTCGACGACGACATCTCAAAGAAGCGCCTTCGCCTGCGTGGTGTGCCGGTCATCGGCCGCACGCGTGACATCGCGAAAGCCGCGGCGAGCACCGGCGCCACGACCCTGGTGATCGCGATCGGCGGCGCCGACGCCGCGCTGATCCGACGGCTGACCGATGCCGCGGACGCGGCAGGACTTCGCACCTCCGTGACGCCGTCGCTCGTGAACCTCATGTCGGGCGCGCAGGCTGCGACCGATCTGCGCGATGTGAGCATCGAAGACCTCATCGGGCGGCACCCCGTCGACACCAACGTCGAGCTCATCGCCGGCTACATCACCGGCAAGCGCGTGATGGTCACCGGCGCCGGCGGTTCGATCGGATCCGAGCTGTGCCGCCAGCTGTCGAAGTTCGGCCCCGCAGAGCTCATGATGCTCGACCGTGACGAGACCGGCCTGCAGCTTGCGCAGATCGGCACCGCGGGCCATGGGCTCCTCGACACCAACGACGTCGTGCTCGCAGACATCCGGGAAGAGGCGACGCTGCAGGAGATCTTCGCTGAGCGGCGCCCGCAGGTGGTCTTCCACGCCGCGGCCCTCAAGCATCTGCCCATGCTCGAGCAGTACCCGGATGAAGCCTGGAAGACGAACGTGCTGGGCACGCTCAACGTGCTGAAGGCCGCCCAGTCGGTGGGCGTCACGACCTTCGTGAACATCTCCACGGACAAGGCCGCGAACCCGACGAGTGTGCTCGGACACTCGAAGCGCGTCGCCGAGAAGCTGACGGCATGGATGGGCGAGCAGACCGGCATGCGCTACCTCTCGGTGCGCTTCGGCAACGTGATCGGCAGCCGCGGCTCGATGCTGCCCACCTTCCGCGCCCTGATCGATGCCGGCGGCCCGATCACGGTGACGCACCCGGACGTCACCCGCTACTTCATGACGATCCCCGAGGCCTGCCAGTTGGTCATCCAGGCCGGCGGAATCGGCCGCCCCGGCGAGATCCTGATCCTCGACATGGGGGAGCCCGTCTCGATTCTCGACGTGGCCAAGCGCATGATCGCGATGTCGGGCAAGACGATCGAGATCGTGTTCACCGGCCTGCGTCCCGGCGAGAAGCTGCATGAGGTGCTCGTCGGAGATCGGGAAGACCTCGAGCGACCGTTCCATCCGAAGGTGTCGCACACGACCGCGGACTCGATTTCTCCCGAGCGTCTGGACAAGGCTGGCTGGGAGGCGCGGATGTTGGCCACCCCGCGCGACAACGAGACGGCGATCATCGAACGCATCGACGCCACACCCGGAGAACGCACCTCGTGAACGAACGCATCCACATGTCCTCACCCGATGTCGGCGTGCGCGAGGAAGAGGCCGTCCTCGGCGCGATGCGGTCCGGGTGGATCGCTCCGCTGGGACCCGACGTGGATGCCTTCGAGCAGGAGCTCGCAGAACGAGTCGGCGTTGCGCACGCGGTCGCGCTGAGTTCGGGAACGGCCGCCCTGCACCTCGGGCTGCTCGCGCTGGGCGTAGGCCGCGGCGACATCGTCGTCACGTCGACCATGACGTTCGCGGCGACGACCAATGCGATCGTCTACACCGGGGCGGAGCCTTTCTTCGTCGACGCTGAAGTCACGACGGGCAACATGGATCCTGCACTTCTGCGTAAGGCGCTGGAGTCGCTGCAGTCGGCAGGAGAGAAGGTCGCCGCCATCGTGCCCGTGGATCTTCTTGGGAAGACGATCGACTACACGAGCATTCTCGCGATCGCCGAAGAGTTCGGCGTGCCGGTGCTGTCCGATGCGGCCGAGTCCCTGGGAGCGACGCACGCAGGCCGCGCTGCAGGCAGCTTCGGACGTGCCTCCGCCGTCTCCTTCAACGGCAACAAGATCATGACCACCTCCGGTGGGGGAATGCTCCTCACCGACGATGCCGACATCGCGCAGCGCACCCGGTACCTCGCGACGCAGGCGCGTCAGCCGGTGGTGCACTACGAGCACACGGACGTCGGGTACAACTACCGCATGAGCAACCTGCTCGCGGCGCTCGGTCGTGCTCAGCTTTCGCGCCTCGATGAGATGATCGGCCGGCGTCGCGAGATGCGACAGCTGTACAAAGACCTGTTCGCCGCGGTCGACGGCGTCGAGATCTTCGGTGCGGCAGGCGATGAGAGCGACAACGTGTGGCTCACCTCGATCGTGGTCGATGAAGAAGTGTCCGGCTGGGCGTCGGCCGACCTCGCAGCGGCCCTCGCCGCACAGAACATCGAGAGCCGCCCGCTCTGGAAGCCGATGCACCTCCAGCCCGTCTTCGCGCACCATCGGGGCGTCATCTCGGGGGCATCCGAGGCGCTTTTCGCACGGGGGCTCACGCTTCCGAGCGGATCTGCTCTCGTGCCCGCCCAGCGCGAGCGGGTCACTGATGCCATCGACGAGTTCCTCCGTGCCCGCTGACATGAGAAGCCGGCCGTACGATGTGCTCAAGCGTGCGCTCGATGTGCTCGCGGCGCTGATCGGTCTCATCCTGCTGTCACCGGTGATGCTCGTCACGGCGATCCTTGTGGC
The DNA window shown above is from Microbacterium keratanolyticum and carries:
- the rpsK gene encoding 30S ribosomal protein S11, whose amino-acid sequence is MAAPKAAARKPRRKEKKNIALGQAHIKSTFNNTIVSITDPSGAVISWASSGGVGFKGSRKSTPYAAGMAAESAARQAAEHGVKKVDVFVKGPGSGRETAIRSLQAAGLEVGSIQDVTPQAHNGCRPPKRRRV
- a CDS encoding DNA-directed RNA polymerase subunit alpha, which codes for MLIAQRPTLTEEKIAENRSRFVIEPLEPGFGYTIGNALRRSLLSSIPGAAVTSIRLDGVLHEFSTIPGVKEDVTEIILNIKQLVVSSERDEPITAYLRKTGAGEVTAADISAPAGVEVHNPELVIATLNDTAKFELELTIERGRGYVSAAQNRNEYAEAGQVPIDSIYSPVFKVSYRVEATRAGERTDFDKLVLDVETKSSILPRDAVASAGRTLTELFGLARELNVEAEGIEIGPAPVEAVLSNELSMPIEDLDLSVRSYNCLKREGINTVSELVALSETQLMNIRNFGQKSVDEVRDKLVSLGLSLKDSVPGFDGAHFYGGSEDESY
- the rplQ gene encoding 50S ribosomal protein L17 — translated: MPKPTKGPRLGGGPAHERLLLANLAAALFTNKSIRTTETKAKRLRPLAERLVTFGKRGDLHARRRALSILRNKEAVHVLFAEIAPLVAEREGGYTRITKVGNRKGDNAPMAVIELVLEPVAPKAKSAKKAAPAAKAPKAEVVEEAPAEEVVEAPVEETAAAEAPAEEKAE
- a CDS encoding glycosyltransferase family 2 protein; the encoded protein is MSIPHLVVVMPAFNEAEGIAGFIDEIRDCVTPLVERVTFVVADDQSTDGTAAALADITDVQVERQAVNRGHGPTALAAYRAGLALSPDVLVHVDGDGQFLGTDFPVLLRALASSDADVVHGVRGGRTDPWYRKVLTGCVRLLVALASGRGVPDVNTPLRAYRPEVAQALVSAVPDESLVPHVHFSLAEVHSGFTVRYVRVRSIPRRGASTTGTMWGRGPRIALPPARLRTFAVEALGEVWRTSLSPTAPLRGIHLIPDAPAGAAKP
- a CDS encoding GtrA family protein, which translates into the protein MNRLTQVRRLAGVGTRFLIVGGLSTLIEVGVFNLLVYVFGWDLVAAKITASLVALVNAYIGNREWTFRHRDRRSRTSELFWFLLTNAVCTGLGAALVWVGVEALRGILGHAPGAFAVNVVNLFSIGIIVLVRFALYHWVVFRVAPKTVETVQPAETDQPAS
- a CDS encoding acyltransferase family protein, yielding MPSLRPARYPGLDGLRAIAVALVVIYHLFPGSPLRSGFVGVDVFFVVSGFLITSLLLQSSPAGRLGSRASLVDFWTRRARRLLPALGLVVTTCATAAWFIGGDVLVDLGRQVLGAATFSYNWVSLTSGADYFAATSPELFRNLWSLAVEEQFYVLWPLLLPLLLMVRRSGARIALALVAAAGSAWWMAQLAAAGDVTRGYYGTDSHAFGILLGIALAITGLGRIEHEWMLRPAARRSAAVLGVAGLAAIATSALLPETPDAATFPGSLLLASLGTIGVVVASVWPQARFGIRLDIAPLRWIGDRSYGIYLWHWPVLVLVVAATSGGSVDLRVPPTAAAVTLVLTLVLAALSYRFIEMPIRRRGLRASIRSLVRAFGGRPARRFAALTISSVIILSIAGTVVSITTAPAESSAAATIRAGQRALEQATATPSPAPTESLTGGLPGAPSPTPAPSSDGSDMIAIGDSVMLASAPALLARFPGIAVDAEVSRSMWTGTEIVSALASGGDLRETVVVGLGTNGAIDDEALDQIAASISPRRDLILVNAYAPRDWIPGVNEQLAAFAAAHVGVVVADWSAAIAPRPDLLAEDLVHPGDAGGELFADAVDQAIRDVTVERQEARKREKAAASLLEEARDALRQLAG
- the truA gene encoding tRNA pseudouridine(38-40) synthase TruA gives rise to the protein MRIRLDISYDGTHFRGWARQPQLRTVQGTIEAALARIVGSDVQLVVAGRTDAGVHASGQVAHVDLDDAQWERVKARRGVPQDSAAAALAGRLRGVLGAYSDVAVRASSEAPAGFDARFSAVWRRYEYRLADDVAGYDPLARHNTTSVKGALDVEAMDAAAQSLIGLHDFAAYCKAREEATTIRTLLDYRWRRDERGVLVAHVKADAFCHSMVRALVGACAAVGEGRLKVADVAVLRDRLERTSEFKVLAARGLTLSEVGYPDASLLAQRAEQTRARRDLGAD
- a CDS encoding endonuclease/exonuclease/phosphatase family protein codes for the protein MKVISYNLRKHKAADELAALVEQHDPDLLCLQECLTTSLPERIGSLQLVDATQGNRLGLALYSRTAMFHVDDVRTVGLKKSLHDRVLRPAHERVLGARLRDIDSGRAFVVASFHAAPLTALNSLRRHQIRAALDALAELGTGLPILMMGDYNYPVFKENLSQNISRHGYAMTLSDDHTYTRYRVFRGHYDFATSTGFRIDRMQTLPQGVSDHRPVVVEAELD
- a CDS encoding polysaccharide biosynthesis protein, encoding MEAPATHLETPVSSAQKQRRFWASIVDGSAWVLGIVAAVGLRFEFVMTPTGWAAALLLGAAAGLFQIIGGYAIALYRGRFTYGSFDEVRALGLWVIFEVLLLSVGVIILGNTIGIPRGTVFLAFPFVLLIMFGVRYVARLMLERLRKPGADAEPALIVGAGYVGDTLLHNITTDPSSPIRAVGILDDDISKKRLRLRGVPVIGRTRDIAKAAASTGATTLVIAIGGADAALIRRLTDAADAAGLRTSVTPSLVNLMSGAQAATDLRDVSIEDLIGRHPVDTNVELIAGYITGKRVMVTGAGGSIGSELCRQLSKFGPAELMMLDRDETGLQLAQIGTAGHGLLDTNDVVLADIREEATLQEIFAERRPQVVFHAAALKHLPMLEQYPDEAWKTNVLGTLNVLKAAQSVGVTTFVNISTDKAANPTSVLGHSKRVAEKLTAWMGEQTGMRYLSVRFGNVIGSRGSMLPTFRALIDAGGPITVTHPDVTRYFMTIPEACQLVIQAGGIGRPGEILILDMGEPVSILDVAKRMIAMSGKTIEIVFTGLRPGEKLHEVLVGDREDLERPFHPKVSHTTADSISPERLDKAGWEARMLATPRDNETAIIERIDATPGERTS